The nucleotide sequence TATCCACCCTGATTTATTTTATGTTTTTCAAAGACTTTCTTCCCAGCCAAGCGACATCTATTGCCTCTTTATACTCCAGCGCAGGGGCAACCACGCTCACATTAATATGGATAGCACTCCAACTCCACAAAAATCACTGGAAGCCCAACAACCCAGAATGGGGCAGAATGAGCACAATCAAAAAAGTAGCCACTATTATTATTTGCCCATTTATTTTATTTTTCATCTTCTGGATAAACTTAAACTATGCAATACCACGCACCATTGCAATAACAACCGGCCATACCACAACAACTGAAGATGATTTATTAAAAACCATAAATCACACACGATACTCTTGCGACTTCAGGTTAAAAAGCGAAAAATTTAAGGGCTTTCTTTTTGAATTATGTGTAAGCGAAAGTTTTTTTAACAAACTTCCACAAGGCTTATTCAAAGCCAAACTGGAGATAGTGGAATCCCCAGTAGGTATCGTTTTTAGAAGAATTGCGCAGTTAGAGTCACGTTAACAATGCGCCCAAATCGTTCACTTCGCTTGCTGGGACCGCGTACCGGGGCCCTTAATTTAATCGTCAGTCTTGTCGAAAAAGCGCGGCCTGACGCTGCGCACTTGGGTATTCACCACCTCTCGCTTTAGGCTGTTGCCAGCCACTCCCTCAGAAGGTTTCGCACATGGATTTCCCCATACTGGTCGTCCCCGGCATCGGCAACTCGGGCCTTGAACATTGGCAGAGCCGTTGGCAAGCAGCGCATCCCGCCTGGCAGCGACTCGAAGTCGAGGATTGGGAGCGGGTCCGTTGTGCTGATTGGGTAGCGGCCCTCGAACGACAGATCACCGCGCTCGGCCCGCAGACGCTGCTGGTCGCCCACAGTCTGGGCTGTCTGGCGATTGCCCACTGGGCGGCGCGCTCCGACCTCGCCGCGCAGATTCGTGGCGCGTTGCTCGTCGCTGTGCCCGACCCACAGTCCGCAGCCTTTCCTGCCGTGGACGCCACGGGCTTTACCCCGTTGCCGCAGACGCGCTTGCCCTTCCCCGCGTTGATCGCCGCCAGTAGCGATGACCCGTACGGCAGCCTCGCCCATGCCCGCCGCTGCGCCGAGGCGTGGGGCGCGCAGGTGTGCGAGATGGGCGCCAAGGGCCATCTGAACTCGCAAAGCGGCCTGAGCGACTGGCCCGGGGGCTTGCAGTTGCTGCGCCGCCTGGCCGATGAGCCGCACGCGACACTGGTGCCGGGACTAAACTGACGGCGTTTCCTGCAAGGGGGAAACGCCCCGCTCCGTCCTTGTCAGCGAGCGCGTAGAAGCCGTGCCGGCACGCGCCCAGGCAAGACCCGCGAGGCCACTCCACAGCAGTCCCGCCGGTGCATCCAGGGCAATCCGCACCGGCGCGCATCAGCAGGCGATTCACCGGCACATCGCGTTTCCGCTGTCACCTTGTTCATCGACTCGACCACCGCCACGCAGCGGCGCGCCCTGGGCGCCGGCCGCGGGCAGGAGGACAGGCAATGGACGAAGGCAAACTCAATGATTTCATGGGCAAGCTGGTTTCCGACATGGGTGGCGCGGCGATGCTCGCCAACATCATCCTCGGCGACGAGCTGGGCCTGTACCGCGCAATGGCCGACAGCCGCGCCATCAGCCCCGAAGAACTGGCCGGCAAGACCGGCTGCAACGCCCGCCTGCTGCGCGAGTGGCTGAGCGCCCACGCGGCGTCCGGCTACATGGAGCACAGCGACGGCAAGTTCCGCCTGCCCGAGGAACAGGCGCTGGCACTGGCGATCGAGGATTCGCCGGTCTACGTGGCCGGCGGCGCGGTGGTAGTCGCGGCGCTGTTCCATGACAAGGACAAGCTGGTCGCCGCCATGCGCGGCAACGGCGCGCTGGCCTGGGGCGATCACCATCCGTGCATGTTCAGCGGCACCGAGCGGTTTTTCCGCCCCGGCTACCGCACGCACTTGGTCGCCGAATGGCTGCCGGCGCTGGACGGCGTGGTCGACAAGCTCAAGGCCGGCGCCAAGGTGGCCGATGTCGGCTGCGGACACGGCGCCTCGACGGTGATCATGGCGCAGGCCTTCCCGGCCTCGCACTTCGTCGGCTTCGACTACCACGCGCCATCCATCGACACCGCCACGCAGCGCGCCCAGGAAGGCCAGGTGGCCGAACGGGTGAGCTTCGCCCAGGCCACGGCGAAGAACTACCCCGGCAACGACTTCGACCTGGTCTGCTACTTCGACTGCCTGCACGACATGGGCGATCCGGTCGGTGCCGCGCGGCATGCCTACCAGTCGCTCAAACCGGACGGCACGGTGCTGCTGGTCGAGCCGTTCGCCAATGACAAGCTGGACGACAACCAGACCCCGGTGGGCCGGCTGTTCTATGCCGCCTCGACGTTCATCTGCACGCCCAACTCGCTGTCCCAGGACGTCGGTCTGGGCCTCGGCGCGCAGGCCGGCGAAGCGCGCCTGCGTCAGGTGTTCAGCGAGGCCGGTTTCAGCCGCTTCCGCCGGGCGGCGGAAACCCCGTTCAACCTGATCCTCGAGGCGCGCAAGTAGGTCTCGGCCGATAACCGGCTAGAGCGTCAGTTATATGAACCGCGGTGGCTAAACGCGAATGCGCAGGCTGAGTGAGGCTTACGCGCCGCTGCCATTGGCAAACTTGCGCCATTCGCTTGCGTCGACCTTGCCGAGAATGCGCACTTTGCCTTGGCTGTCCTCGGCAACAAACAATGCGCTGGCATAGGCGCTTGAGCGTTCAATGCCTGGCACGTTCAATTGCTTCTCCAGTTGGGCGATGCAGCCGCTGTGTGTCACCAGGATCAGGTTATGCGCGCTTCTCTTGTGCTTGAAGGCGGCATTGGCGAAGGTGCGATCACATTGCTCCAGCCAGTCTTGCGTGGCGATCGCCTTGCCGAACATGAAGTGGGCAGTCTGCCGGGTCCGAACCTGCGGACTGCTCAACACATCGGTCATTCCCAGCCCCAGGCGCAGGATGCCCTTACCCACGTCGGCAGCCACCTGACTGCCCTGAACGGTAATTCCGGTTGGGTCATTCAAGCAGGCGTTGCGCGAACGATCACAGCGTTCGCCATGGCGAACCAGCACAACAACTTCACCTTTTGCCCAGTGCGAATAGACCCCGCTGTAGCGCAGCTGCTGCACAGTGTTCAGGTTCGCGACCTGAGTTCGCGTTGCAAACCATACGGCTACCAGAAGCAGCACTAGCAGCACACCCAGGCCCCTTGTCAGCACTCTGGCCGAGGGCAGGTACTGCTTTAAGCGAATGGGGGCTCGGGAATCTTCGATGACACCTTGCGGCATGCTGCACTCCGACGGAGAGATAGCGGGTAGCTGCCCCACCCGAAGATGCCGGCACTTATTCCACAGCGTGTCACGGCGCGGGTTCGGAAAGACTGATGTGCATC is from Pseudomonas sp. LS44 and encodes:
- a CDS encoding class I SAM-dependent methyltransferase, yielding MDEGKLNDFMGKLVSDMGGAAMLANIILGDELGLYRAMADSRAISPEELAGKTGCNARLLREWLSAHAASGYMEHSDGKFRLPEEQALALAIEDSPVYVAGGAVVVAALFHDKDKLVAAMRGNGALAWGDHHPCMFSGTERFFRPGYRTHLVAEWLPALDGVVDKLKAGAKVADVGCGHGASTVIMAQAFPASHFVGFDYHAPSIDTATQRAQEGQVAERVSFAQATAKNYPGNDFDLVCYFDCLHDMGDPVGAARHAYQSLKPDGTVLLVEPFANDKLDDNQTPVGRLFYAASTFICTPNSLSQDVGLGLGAQAGEARLRQVFSEAGFSRFRRAAETPFNLILEARK
- a CDS encoding histidine phosphatase family protein, which encodes MPQGVIEDSRAPIRLKQYLPSARVLTRGLGVLLVLLLVAVWFATRTQVANLNTVQQLRYSGVYSHWAKGEVVVLVRHGERCDRSRNACLNDPTGITVQGSQVAADVGKGILRLGLGMTDVLSSPQVRTRQTAHFMFGKAIATQDWLEQCDRTFANAAFKHKRSAHNLILVTHSGCIAQLEKQLNVPGIERSSAYASALFVAEDSQGKVRILGKVDASEWRKFANGSGA
- a CDS encoding alpha/beta hydrolase; protein product: MDFPILVVPGIGNSGLEHWQSRWQAAHPAWQRLEVEDWERVRCADWVAALERQITALGPQTLLVAHSLGCLAIAHWAARSDLAAQIRGALLVAVPDPQSAAFPAVDATGFTPLPQTRLPFPALIAASSDDPYGSLAHARRCAEAWGAQVCEMGAKGHLNSQSGLSDWPGGLQLLRRLADEPHATLVPGLN